One window of the Thermococcus sp. P6 genome contains the following:
- a CDS encoding TBP-interacting protein, whose amino-acid sequence MDYNGLSPRIKKVYSQVRYLDDYHWEITGDEIVGVHKKSNVKITIEVAGNREEAEKMAEKRGEGIRIIAVPDRNVFFVHNGVFILTYRYLKATLSDINDHIVWNGFRVVEKDGKLVQEDFYEYLGGALINHIKDNMLAGQDYVFWQFQRCEVCGKYVDVENLENHLKWHGIKQHERSEELYEVFEINFREGKVYNKYGEEVPSGEFSEEAKEFLDEIKAGMGGR is encoded by the coding sequence ATGGACTACAATGGATTGAGCCCCCGGATCAAAAAGGTGTACTCTCAGGTCAGGTACCTGGACGATTACCACTGGGAGATAACCGGCGATGAGATCGTCGGGGTCCACAAGAAGAGCAACGTTAAGATAACCATCGAGGTTGCCGGTAACAGGGAAGAAGCGGAGAAAATGGCGGAAAAAAGAGGCGAGGGAATCAGGATAATAGCCGTTCCCGACAGGAACGTTTTCTTCGTCCACAACGGGGTTTTCATACTCACCTACCGTTACCTCAAGGCGACCCTCTCGGACATAAACGACCACATAGTCTGGAACGGGTTCAGGGTGGTCGAGAAGGACGGAAAACTGGTTCAGGAGGATTTCTACGAGTACCTCGGCGGGGCGCTGATCAACCACATAAAGGACAACATGCTCGCCGGTCAGGACTACGTCTTCTGGCAGTTCCAAAGGTGTGAGGTGTGCGGGAAGTACGTGGACGTTGAGAACCTCGAGAACCACCTCAAGTGGCACGGGATAAAGCAACACGAGAGGAGCGAGGAGCTCTACGAGGTCTTCGAGATAAACTTCCGGGAGGGTAAGGTCTACAACAAGTACGGCGAGGAGGTCCCCTCCGGGGAGTTCAGCGAAGAGGCGAAGGAGTTCCTCGATGAGATAAAGGCCGGGATGGGTGGAAGGTGA
- the uppS gene encoding polyprenyl diphosphate synthase produces MISRLISHVPHLLLRPVYNLYEDYLLERVKSGKVPRHVAIIMDGNRRWARKMEKPPWYGHLFGSRKLEEILEWCRELDIRTLTVYAFSTENFRRSEEEVNSLMNLFEEKFRELIKDERVHKYGIRVNVLGRKELLPDNVRKAAEEAERATRKYRNYVLNIALAYGGRSEIVDAVRNILKDALAGRIKPEDVDEDLIREYLYYPNMPDPDVVIRTGGEVRISNFLLYQIAYSELFFADVYFPEFRKIDFLRIIREYQKRQRRFGR; encoded by the coding sequence ATGATCTCCCGCCTCATCTCCCACGTTCCCCACCTTCTTTTAAGGCCGGTTTACAACCTCTACGAGGACTACCTCCTCGAGAGGGTTAAGTCGGGAAAGGTTCCGAGGCACGTTGCCATAATAATGGACGGGAACAGGAGATGGGCGCGGAAGATGGAGAAGCCCCCGTGGTACGGCCACCTTTTCGGCTCCCGGAAGCTTGAGGAAATACTGGAGTGGTGCCGCGAGCTTGACATAAGGACCCTCACGGTCTACGCCTTCTCCACCGAGAACTTCAGGCGAAGCGAGGAGGAGGTAAACTCCCTCATGAACCTCTTTGAGGAGAAGTTCAGGGAGCTTATAAAAGACGAGAGGGTCCATAAGTACGGGATCAGGGTAAACGTCCTCGGGAGGAAGGAGCTTCTTCCGGATAACGTGAGGAAAGCCGCGGAAGAGGCGGAGAGGGCCACGAGGAAGTACAGAAACTACGTCCTCAACATAGCCCTCGCCTACGGGGGGAGGAGCGAGATAGTTGATGCGGTGAGGAACATCCTGAAGGACGCTCTGGCCGGGAGGATAAAACCTGAGGATGTGGATGAGGACCTCATCAGGGAATACCTCTACTACCCGAACATGCCCGATCCGGACGTGGTCATAAGAACAGGCGGGGAGGTAAGGATAAGCAACTTCCTGCTTTACCAGATCGCCTACAGCGAGCTGTTCTTTGCGGACGTTTACTTCCCGGAGTTCAGGAAGATAGACTTCCTCAGGATAATCCGCGAGTACCAGAAGAGGCAGAGGCGCTTCGGAAGGTAG
- a CDS encoding gamma carbonic anhydrase family protein — translation MAIYELAGKKPVIHETAFVDESASVIGDVVLEARTSVWPSAVLRGDIERIHIGEGSNVQDNVSIHTSHGQPTIVGRYVTIGHNAVVHGAEIGDYTIIGMGAVVLDGARIGKHVVIGAGALVPPGKEIPDYSLVVGVPGRVVRELRDDEIEWTRKNAEIYIELAGMHLSGRKRIE, via the coding sequence GTGGCGATCTACGAACTGGCCGGAAAGAAGCCTGTAATTCACGAGACGGCTTTCGTTGACGAGAGTGCCTCTGTCATAGGGGACGTGGTTCTCGAGGCCAGAACGAGCGTCTGGCCGAGTGCCGTTCTGAGGGGAGACATAGAGAGGATCCACATCGGAGAGGGCTCGAACGTTCAGGACAACGTCAGCATACACACCTCCCACGGACAGCCCACCATAGTGGGAAGGTACGTTACCATCGGCCACAACGCGGTCGTCCACGGGGCTGAGATAGGAGACTACACCATAATAGGCATGGGTGCCGTGGTGCTCGACGGTGCAAGGATAGGAAAGCACGTCGTCATAGGTGCCGGGGCGCTCGTTCCACCGGGCAAGGAGATCCCGGACTACAGCCTCGTCGTTGGAGTTCCGGGCAGGGTGGTAAGGGAGCTCAGAGACGATGAGATCGAGTGGACGAGGAAGAACGCCGAGATCTACATCGAACTTGCCGGGATGCATCTCTCCGGCAGGAAAAGGATCGAGTGA